In Bacteroidota bacterium, one DNA window encodes the following:
- a CDS encoding PLP-dependent transferase → MIDLRSDTVTKPSEAMRFAMANASVGDDVFSEDPTVQLLEAEAAAIVGKEAALYCPTGCMTNQLALKVHTTEGDEVIVEEDSHIYNYETTAASFLSRIQLHPVKAQDKGILSAGEVASAVRDKAYYMPVTRLIALENTHNRAGGTIYPMERIAEISHVAREKGIGMHLDGARLWNACAAIGHEPIEYAAHFDTVSICFSKGLGAPVGSAICGTREHIEKARRFRKMWGGGMRQVGIIAAGALFALRNNRTRVAEDNAHARSFAEYIAKHATSVHIDLDSVQSNIVLMQPLDVSVSMDDHIAELEKRGVRLSHGKPGTLRAVTHLDVSSIDCASAAQVIAEYFS, encoded by the coding sequence ATGATCGACCTGCGGTCCGATACCGTGACCAAACCCTCGGAAGCAATGCGCTTTGCTATGGCGAACGCGTCGGTGGGCGACGATGTATTTTCCGAAGATCCGACGGTGCAGCTTCTGGAGGCAGAGGCGGCCGCTATCGTGGGGAAAGAAGCGGCCTTGTATTGCCCCACGGGTTGCATGACGAACCAGTTGGCGCTGAAGGTGCATACGACCGAAGGAGACGAGGTGATTGTCGAGGAAGATTCCCATATCTACAATTACGAGACAACAGCGGCAAGCTTTCTTTCGCGTATTCAGCTTCATCCCGTCAAAGCGCAGGACAAGGGGATCCTGAGTGCGGGCGAAGTAGCCTCGGCAGTTCGCGACAAGGCATACTATATGCCTGTCACTCGTCTGATTGCCCTGGAGAATACGCATAACCGAGCCGGAGGCACCATCTATCCGATGGAGCGCATCGCCGAAATCTCGCATGTTGCCAGGGAGAAGGGGATCGGCATGCATCTTGACGGAGCGCGGTTATGGAATGCATGTGCTGCCATAGGCCACGAACCGATCGAGTATGCTGCTCATTTCGATACGGTTTCTATCTGTTTTTCGAAAGGCCTCGGTGCGCCGGTCGGCAGTGCGATCTGTGGGACACGAGAGCATATCGAGAAAGCACGACGCTTCCGCAAGATGTGGGGTGGCGGAATGCGGCAGGTTGGTATCATTGCAGCCGGAGCGCTGTTCGCGCTGCGCAATAATCGTACCAGGGTTGCCGAAGATAATGCGCATGCGAGATCCTTTGCGGAGTATATCGCGAAACATGCAACGTCCGTGCATATCGATCTTGATTCGGTACAGAGCAACATCGTCCTGATGCAACCGCTGGATGTTAGCGTTTCAATGGACGACCACATTGCAGAACTTGAGAAACGCGGCGTACGACTCTCGCACGGAAAACCAGGGACGCTTCGTGCCGTTACACATCTCGATGTTTCTTCGATCGACTGTGCATCGGCAGCGCAAGTCATCGCTGAGTATTTTTCGTAA
- a CDS encoding Lrp/AsnC family transcriptional regulator, which translates to MERPTPAPSHLGLDEIDLDLVIALQKYGRRKRNELAEEIGLSLPAISERLRKLEEERGIIKEYRAVLDPKRLGLDVAAFIFVTVESSTLYQNFLEHAAKHPEILEVHAITGDGSHLLKIRTWNTSTLEQLLSEIQSWKGVKQTRTNIVLSSPKETTALPIEELKTKHK; encoded by the coding sequence ATCGAGCGACCGACCCCTGCTCCGTCCCATTTGGGACTGGACGAGATCGACCTCGATCTGGTCATTGCACTGCAAAAGTACGGACGCCGCAAGCGCAACGAGCTCGCCGAGGAGATCGGCCTCTCGCTGCCGGCGATCAGTGAACGGCTCCGAAAGCTCGAAGAAGAACGCGGTATCATTAAAGAATACCGTGCCGTTCTCGACCCCAAACGCCTCGGGCTCGATGTTGCCGCCTTCATTTTCGTGACCGTCGAATCGAGCACGTTGTACCAGAACTTCCTTGAGCATGCGGCGAAGCATCCCGAAATTTTGGAGGTCCATGCCATCACCGGCGACGGATCCCATTTGTTAAAAATCCGGACGTGGAATACATCGACGCTCGAGCAACTCCTGTCCGAGATCCAATCCTGGAAAGGCGTCAAACAGACCCGGACCAATATCGTGCTTTCGTCTCCGAAAGAGACGACTGCGCTCCCGATCGAAGAACTCAAGACTAAACACAAATAA
- the glnA gene encoding type I glutamate--ammonia ligase, translating to MTKQQVLALAKQNKVEFINVLFTDILGIMKGITIPASKLSDAIDSNVWFDGSSVEGFARISESDMYLKLDLDTFKVVPWTKNTRGVTALIIADVFMPDGSPFEGDPRGILKRQLARADKAGYVFNTGPELEFFLFKKGEDGSLQPMPHDTAGYFDQATDLGTEIRKEMTFALHEFGIDVEALHHEVAIGQHEIDFKYDGALRCADIVMVMKYTLKSIAAQHGLHCTFMPKPIGGINGSGMHVHQSFFSKDGKKNLFHDPKGTYQLSDIAKQYIAGQLVHIRAMNAILNPTVNSYKRLVVGYEAPVYVAWGQRNRSALIRIPRITAGREKAVRAELRCPDPAANPYLAFAVMLAAGLDGIEKKMKVPAPVEENIFEFTDEAAAARGITTVAKNLMEALDELRNDKVIRAALGEFCVEKLIEAKTAEWDSFRMSVTQWELDRYLEQY from the coding sequence ATGACGAAACAACAAGTACTTGCTCTTGCAAAGCAGAATAAAGTCGAATTCATTAATGTGCTCTTTACCGATATCCTCGGTATCATGAAGGGCATCACGATTCCGGCTTCGAAGCTTTCCGACGCCATCGATTCCAACGTATGGTTCGACGGCTCGTCGGTCGAAGGCTTCGCCCGCATCTCGGAGTCGGATATGTACCTCAAACTCGACCTCGACACCTTCAAAGTGGTGCCCTGGACGAAGAACACCCGCGGCGTCACGGCGCTCATTATCGCCGACGTGTTCATGCCGGACGGCAGCCCGTTCGAAGGTGATCCGCGTGGGATTCTGAAGCGTCAGCTCGCCCGTGCCGACAAAGCAGGGTATGTGTTCAATACCGGCCCGGAGCTTGAGTTCTTCTTGTTCAAGAAGGGCGAAGACGGATCGTTGCAGCCGATGCCGCACGATACCGCCGGCTACTTCGACCAGGCCACCGACCTCGGCACCGAGATCCGCAAGGAAATGACGTTTGCGTTGCACGAGTTCGGCATCGATGTCGAAGCGTTGCACCACGAAGTCGCCATTGGTCAGCACGAGATCGACTTCAAGTACGACGGTGCCCTGCGTTGTGCCGACATCGTCATGGTCATGAAGTACACCCTCAAGTCCATTGCCGCACAGCATGGCTTGCATTGTACGTTCATGCCGAAGCCGATCGGTGGCATCAATGGCTCGGGCATGCACGTTCACCAGTCGTTCTTCTCGAAGGACGGCAAGAAGAACCTCTTCCACGATCCGAAGGGTACGTACCAACTTTCTGACATCGCAAAGCAGTACATCGCCGGACAGCTCGTGCACATCCGCGCGATGAATGCTATCCTGAACCCGACGGTGAACTCGTACAAGCGCCTCGTCGTCGGCTACGAAGCACCGGTGTATGTTGCATGGGGTCAGCGTAACCGTTCGGCACTCATCCGCATCCCGCGCATCACTGCCGGCCGCGAAAAGGCAGTGCGCGCCGAGCTCCGTTGCCCGGATCCGGCTGCGAACCCATACCTCGCATTCGCGGTGATGCTCGCTGCCGGTCTCGACGGCATCGAGAAGAAGATGAAGGTACCGGCACCGGTCGAAGAGAATATTTTCGAATTCACCGACGAGGCCGCTGCCGCTCGTGGAATCACCACCGTTGCGAAGAACCTCATGGAAGCCCTTGACGAACTCAGAAACGACAAGGTCATCCGTGCAGCACTCGGCGAATTCTGCGTCGAGAAGCTCATCGAAGCGAAGACCGCCGAGTGGGACAGCTTCCGCATGTCCGTCACCCAGTGGGAGCTCGATCGCTACCTCGAACAGTATTGA